ACATGGCGATTCTATTGACATAATTCATCATATttattagggatcgaccgatatggattttttagggccgatacgataccgatttTCCTGAGCCAATCTTTGGAGCCGATActaccctggaaatccagagttctcgcaagagcacaatttgaatttgctcagcgagtcactctaggaacgagcaatatacttgtgtatattctgggcctcccctggcccagaacattaacCAATCCCATCGATGTATCAGTTATAGGCCGGCCAAACGCGTTGCCGTtttaccgaccggatacggcaagagtcttatctattggttagctccaCTGATCTGGATACCTCaccccttgtattcttctgattggttgtagtgTCATCCAATATGTGTTATCCAttgatattttcaaatgcatgcttggttgggccattttcattactcgttgccagaccctacagctttctagatgtgggtctggatttccaggctaagccTGCCAAAATGtacatcataaaaatgacacaatgatgataacaaatgttacaatgtctcaatttaaaaaaataaaaatttattGAACTATCTGTAAATCATgcggaagaacaaaaaaaaaaaagaagaaatctGCAAAAAACGACCGATACATGTAAAAAACTATAAATTTTGTCAAATACATTGTCATTGTGAACAGCCAGCATGTCTGTAGTAATGGTTATCAGTCAGTTAATAATGGTTAAGGGTTGGGGGGTCAGTTATAACCGTGAACAGCTGAAGGGGTCAGTTATAACAGTGGAGGGTCAGAATGTCAGATATGGTAATCCGTCAGGAGGTCAGTTATATTGGTGAACAGCGACTGAGACCATTTACAGCAAAGGGCGTCAGTTATAGCGGTAAAAAGCCACAATGTGTGTTAAGTtgatcatggtgtgtgtgtgtgtgtgtgtgtgtgtgtgtgtgtgtgtgtgtgtgtgtgtgtgtgtgtgtgtgtgtgtgtgtgtgtgtgtgtgtgtgtgtgtgtgtgtgtgtgtgtgtgtgtgtgtgtgtgtgtgtgtgtgtgtgtgtgtgtgtgtgtgtagcttgtagCGGAGCCTCCCAAGATCGCTGAGTACCAGGCCTACATAGAGTATGAGCTGAAGGAAGGGGATCCAGCGCGCATCCAGATCATCTTTGAGCGGGCACTGGCAGAGAACTGCCTGGTGCCAGACATGTGGGCAAAATATAACAACTACCTGGTGAGTGTCCTTCCCATCTCGCCCACTGGATCAGTCAGCTGACGGCGATAGCAGGCTGTGCTCCCATTGAATAGTTGATGCTAGGCATTCATGGGTTCAACTACTTCTCTTAATGTCTGATCcgataaatataataaattgtTAACTGTTTAAAATGAGTTTAGGACGGGCTGGACTGACCGATTTATAACATGATGAATTCCTCATGTGTTCAACAGGACCGCCAGCTGAAGATCAAAGACTTGGTTTTACCGGCTCACGAGCGTGCGGTCAGGAACTGCCCGTGGACCATGGGACTGTGGAAATGCTACCTGCTAGCCCTAGAGAGACATGGAGCCGAGCATGACATTGTCAAAGGTTAGCGCTACCTGCTAGCCCTAGAGAGACATGGAGCAGAGCATCACATCATTACAGGTTAGCGCTAGATGCTAGCTAGCCCTAGAGAGACATGGAGCCGAGCATGACATTGTCAAAGGTTAGCGCTACCTGCTAGCCCTAGAGAGACATGGAGCAGAGTATCACATCATCACAGGTTAGCGCTAGATGCTAGCTAGCCCTAGAGAGACATGGAGCCGAGCATCACATCATCACAGGTTAGCCCTAGAGAGACATGGAGCAGAGTATCACAGGTTAGCGTTAGATGGTATCTGGACCTAGAGAGGCATGGAGTAGAGCATCACATCAGAGGTTAGGGCTGTGATCTTCAGAGGCATAGCATCACAATAGGTCTGGTAAGGGATAGCTTTTGGCTTGCTAGCTCGAATTGAACCTCAGGTCGGCATTACTCATCAATCTGACATCATGATGCTAATGGGCCCCAGTCTTCAAGTGATGCAGTACAACTCGGTGTATTGAGTTGACTCAGTGTTATACGTATGAACTATGTACTTGTGTTCTCCAAACTCTGTTGTAGATGTTTTTGAAAAGGCACTAGAGGCGGGCTTCATTCAAGCCACAGATTATGTTGAAATCTGGCAAGTCTACCTTGACTACCTGAGGAGGCGCGTCGACTTCTGCAAAGGTGAGAACTGCTGCTATAATACGGTAAAAAATGCCTATGTATATCTCTCATCTCGTTTTTGATTTGCACTGTTCTTTTGCTGCTGTAAATCCTATGTTTCCCCTTCAGGGATTGCAAAATTCTAATCTTTACGTCTTCATCAGAATCCAGCAAGGAGTTGGAAGAGCTGCGGGCAGCCTTCTCTCGAGCATTGGACTACCTGAAACAGGATGTGGAAGAAAGTAGGTGGCACATGTGGCTTTCAGTGTTTTATTGACTATCGTATCGGTGCTTGCATTTGATCATGTGAGTTTTTAAGTGGTTGTGTTATGTGGTTATTTTTGCTTTTCTAGGGTTCAGTGAAAGTGGAGATCCTTCCTGTACTATAATGCAGATCTGGGCCAAGATAGAGGTACTGATGTTGCATTAAAAACAATTAATGCAAACGCACAGAATTAAAGGAACGCACAGAAAAATAACgtagcattttatttatttttttgtcgtGAATTTATTGGCTATATAAATGTAGTATTGGGTTGAATAATTTTCATACAGTTGTTATGTAAACTTGCATATCCCTTGGTTTATCATGTGTTGTTCTCTTTGTACCAGGCACACCACTGCAAGAACATACAGAAGGCCCGGGAACTGTGGGACAGCATCATGACGAAGGGGAACGCCAAATTTGCAAATATGTGGCTAGAGTATTACAACCTTGAAAGGTCAGTTGAGTTATGCCCTAGTCAATATACAGTATCTTTGCATGAACGGAGCCGTGATAAcattgtttctatgaacatccttactgtaccgacagtgattattattgtttttcttaTGTCAAATGTACtttgcttttgataaaagcttctgataaatgtaaatgtaactgtAAATATACAGTTGTTAATACAAACACTGCAACCTATAAAGGGCGTGCTGCTAACGTTGTTGTGCTGTCGTCTAGGGCGTACGGAGACGCACACCACTGCAGGAAGGCCCTCCACCGAGCCGTCCAGTGCAGCTCGGACTATCCGGAGCACGTGTGTGAGGTCCTGCTGACGTTTGAGAGGGTGGAGGGTAAGTGGCACAGGGAGAACAACGCGACGACGTGACCGCCTGGCGGGTCGGTCTGGGTCGccctcatcgtgtgtgtgtgtgtttcgggggggggggggggggggggagctctccGAGCTGACTCGTTCTGCGGCGCATGTGTCCGGCCGCAGGTTCCCTGGAGGACTGGGATGCAGCGGTGCAGAAGACGGACACGCGGCTCGGCAGGCTGAAGGAGCAGCAGGCCAAGGTGGGTGCTCCCCTAACACCCGCTCAgcaccaaacaggatcagggcTACGGGGAGGCCAACGTTGTATTCAGTTGTATACGCCCTGTGTCACATGACATGGTCTTAGTGAGTCCGAAAGCACTATTTCGGTATCCAGGGTCTTTGTTCCAGTGGTCCTGTCAACCTTGAGGTGGAGAGTCAATACTTGTCCTcttgctgccccccccccccccccccccccccacgccagGTGGCAGAAAAGGAGGCCAACCAGGCGGTGCAGAAGGAGGGGAAGGTGGAGCAGCAGCGGAAGGCTAAAGCGGACAAGAAGTCCCAGAAGAAGGGCCCGCCTGGAGGGAAGGCCGGAGGAGACAAGAGGAAAGCAGCGCCCGCAGACCACCAGGCCTGGGATGAGgacgcaggtgtgtgtgtgtgtgtgtgtgtgtgtgtgtgtgtgtgtgtgtgtgtgtgtgtgtgtgtgtgtgtgtgtgtgtgtgtgtgtgtgtgtgtgtgtgtgtgtgtgtgtgtgtgtgttgtctttttTTGGATCATCCTAAATGGGAATGCCAAAAATGTTCTGTAGAATGTAGAACGGCTCACAATATATTTAAAGAAGCACTCGGATGCAGTGATGTTATGTAGCAGGGATGAGAAGAAAAGGTTCAAATGTTTATTATCTGGACTTTGAACCACACCGCCTTCATTTCTTTTGGCCATCCGAAAAGACGTGACGTTCACCGTTCTCTTCTTGCTTCTACCAGAACGCGCTCCTAAGAGGCACAAAGGAGACGGGGATGAGGGCGCAGAGGAGGACATGGAGATGGAAATGGGTCTGTTTGGCCGCAGGACGCCGGCCTCCCGCACCAAGGGCCCCCCGGGCGCCAAGAAACCCCAGCAGCAGGCCTCGACTCcagcctccgcctccgcctcctccaccaagGCCAAACCGGACGAAAAGCCGGAGCTCCGCAACGACAACAACAGCGTGTTCATCAGCAACCTGGCGTACACGCTGGCTGAGCCCGAGCAGAAGCTCAAGGCGCTGTTTGAGTGCTGCGGGCCAGTGGACCAGGTGCGGCCCGTCTTCAGCAAGGCCGGCGTCTTCAAGGGCTACGGCTACATCCAGTTTGAGTCCAAGGCCTCCGTCCCCGCGGCCCTGAAGCTAGACCGGCAGGAGGTGGAAGGCAGGCCCATGTTCGTGTCCCCGTGTGTCGACAAAAACACCAACCCCGACTTCAAGGTAAATGGTGCAGGTGGTTCAGAGATTGGCCATGGGTTTGTCTTCCTGAAGTGTATTAGTTAGTGGGAGAGAAAAAGGGTTGCTTAGGCTTGCACTGTTGGTCAGCAGTAATCCCGTATGCCGtcgttatttattttgtttattgcaGACTGTGTTGCTATGTTAAAATTGGGTACCGGAAAAAAAGTTCTTTTGATATTGTATTCATATTAGAATTGCTCTTTCTCCATCAATACTCAGCCCTAGTGAgccatttgtatttgttttgatGTCTCCCCCATCAGGTGTTCAAGTACAACTCGGCCATAGAGAAACACAAGGTGTTCATCTCGGGGCTGCCCTTCTCCTGCACCAAACCACAGCTGGAGGAGCTGTGTAAAAGCCATGGCACCGTGAAAGATGTGCGCCTGGTCACCTATCGCTCTGGGAAGCCCAAGGTGAGGAAACCCTTGGGTGGACGGCCCAAATGCCTCAACCACGTTTTCTGGTTACATTGTTCCAGTGACATAAACTAGCAATGCCGATAATCGGCTACAACAGTGTGAATACGTGTTGGCGTGAGAAAACAAGTTATGCAGAAATGTTCCTTAACTGCTTGTGGGGATCCGCAGGGCTTGGCGTACGTGGAGTTTGCGGACGAGGCGCAGGCTTCCCATGCGGTGCTGAAGTTGGATGGCACTGTGGTGGATGACAACCAGATATCGGTCTCAATCAGTAACCCGCCGCGCAAGAACCTGAAAGACCAGGGCGGTTTCGGTGGCTCGGTGTCGACCTCCATGCCTCGCCAGGTCTATGGATCGTAAGTCCTGTGATGCTCGGCTCCCTTAAAGATTTTCAATGTGTTCAGAATTGTGGCTCATCCAAAACGAGTGCCAGTCACGAGACTACAAGATGGTCGTTTCTCTAGATAATTCGGCTCTATTTTTGGCACTATGATTATTAGGCTACCAGTGATGGGCTGCTGGCTCAATTACATCATCAGCTGCTACTGGCTGGATAGacaatgcagtgtgtgtgcttatTCTCCTAGTACCCCCGATTGTCAGATATGAAACCAATTGGCAAATCGACTCCGGGAAGAAATTGAACTGGCTCTCCTAAGATCGTCATAGATACTACCTGACCTAAAAACGGCCTTGGAAAAAGCTTGTGGCCATAGCCATGCTTAAACAAGTTATAAACCAATATGATTTATAATTTGTAAACCATAAATAAATTGCAAACTTATACATCAGCTGATAAACTTGCATCAGCGACATAAGactgtatatataataaagcaGTACTATATTAGAGATTAGGTAAGCATGACGGTTAGGTCATGCTTACCTAGATTAGGTAAGCTAACCCTAATCATGTGAGATCTGCAGAGCAGTAGAACTGAAGACAAACCTCtatatttttctgtgtgtgtaggagaggGCGAGGACGTACCCAGGTGTCGCTGCTGCCGCGCTCCCTGCAGCGACCCAGCGGGGCTGTGGCCAAAGCGGAGAACGGGACCGCTCCGACAGACCAGGACCAAGAGTTCAAGAAACCGGCAAAGCCTTTGTCAAACTCTGACTTtgctaaaatgctttttaaaaagtGAAATTCCTAAACCCACTCTGTATGGGAAGCCATCTTGTGTCTTGATAGTGATGGCAATTGGTTTTTTCTCTttcaattatgtttttttttaggttGCTGTGAAAATGTCTTGACTAACATAGTCATTGGTCTATCTTGGAACTTCTCTAGTGAAATGTGGATTTACTATTCACTATTGGATAAGAAATTGTATTTAATGCTTTTTTTCAAAAGGTGGTTTTGCGATACTCttaattcataataatttaccgtgtatgtttatatattgtgtatttttgttgtGCTATTGTGGAAGCGGATTTGACAAAACAGAGTATTTTCTTAAATATTCTTGTGAATGTTTCGATTTAAAAGGGTATATGCAAGAGTTTGAATTCAATTTGTATGTATTGTAATAGTTGTGTAAATATGGTGTATGTGCTCATAAATACACTCTAAAAAAAAGTAATCAAAGGAATCACCATTTCCTCTGTCGGATAAAATACATTGCTTTCTTATGTCCGGGACAAACCACAACTTTTGCTACAGTTTGTTTTGTGAAGACTAAGTTGGGTTAGATATATTGTTCCCTTTCTAATACATGCCAACAACAAAGGGGTTTGGAGACCACGAGTTGTACAGCTGAAAGGAAATAAAGAGGTTTCCTAAATCATCTGATCTTCCCTTTCCAATCTAAAAGTTTAATTTTCATATCTTGaaacttttttatatatatataaaaagaatGTGAATCTTGACCTTTGGTTTACTGTATTACTATAATAAACTAGTTCAGGAGGAAAGTTAGTTATCCTCGCTATTGTGGTGTAAAGGTAATGCTAAATCTTTGCTAACTAGCTAACATTTTTGTAGCCTAGGTTCTTCGGATTAAGATTAGTGTTTACTTTGCTGCAGATACCCTGCATTTCAAAAATAATCTATGCAGATTTTTGATAAATCAtgtaacaaataaattattttcATGTGTCTATGTTGTGTGGGTGGAAATGCATGATTTGGAATGCAGTTTGGATTTCCTTTTTTATGCATACTGTTATTCAGTCATTCGATTTTGGAAGAAGATGGCTTAAAACCTATATGTGGATTCTATCACCTAAGTGACCTGATCGAGGATAAACTTAAGTCATTCAATTTATATCCAAAAGCATACCGATTGTCCTTAAAACAATCAATTGTGGCAGACTGTTTCTCCTTTTTGTGTTCAGTAAGGTAACAATGATTTCTTTATGTGCTGCAAAAGTCATAATTCTTTGGACTGAATGTTCTAAAGTTGTTTTAATAAAGAACTGTATTTCAGCTTTCCCATAAAATCATTTCTAAAGGTTTGCCCTCTTTGATTGTAGATCACTGCGTCCCCATCTACTCATTTACATTCACAGGTTACTCAAATATTTgacaaataaattaataaatacatgATGGCATTTAACTGCAATGAGTCAGCAGTTTCTGCTTCAGGAGGTAAGTAGTAGACGTGATTCTAAAATCCTATTTTTTTTGGAAAACCTGCTCATCATTGCCAAACATCCAAAGACGAGAACGTTCATTTAGAGGCAAAAAAATGAAACACTTGAAAGTATGTCCTCATTGCTTTTCTGTGGGTTAATTGGGGCCTTGCATGTTCaccttacacacaaacagacaggtctctgGTCCCTTAGTTGATGGGGAGTGTCTCTGGCCTCCTAGCTGTGGATGGCGATGTTCTCTGGCTTCCTCGTTGGGAATGGGAGAGTCTCTGGCCTCCTAGCTGTCGATGGGGATGTCCTCTGGCCTCCTAGTTGTGGATGGGGATTGTCTGTTGGCAGTCAGGACAGGCTTGTCCGTGTCCGGTCCCAGGCAGCCCCACGGGGTGCTCTGAAGTGGCGATAAGCAGCGTGTCCAGGGTGATCTCCGTGCACTTGGCGATGAAGCGGATGAAGGGCCGCACGTCGCCCTCGTTGGCCGTGTCCAGGGCGTTGTAGTACTCCACCCGCTGCTCCTTGCGTATGGTGATGGGCGGGTAGCGCGCCTGCATGAGCACCACGTTCATCAGCAGGCGCGACGTGCGCCCGTTCCCGTCCACGAACGGATGCACGTAGACCAGCTTGTAGTGGGCCAGCGCCGCGTACTCCACGGGGTGGAGCTGCAGCGCCTCCTCCGAGTTGAGCCACTGCGCCAGCTCCTCCATGTGCCGCTGTAGGTCCTGGGGGTGCGGCGGGATGTGGTGACCCACAAACACCTGGCTGGTCCGCAGCCGGCCGCCCTCCACCGGGTCGGCGTAGCCCAGCACGCGCCGGTGGATCTCCAGGATGTCCGTGACGGCGATGGCGCCGGCCCGCGACAGCAGCGTGGCGTTGATGTACTTCATGGCGGCGTCCACGCCGATGGCCTCGCTCTGCTCCAGCAGGCTCTTGCCGGGGACGGCGTAGCGCGTCTCGATGATGTGGCGGATCTCCGACAGCGTGAGGGTGTTGCCCTCGATGGCCACCGTGTGGTAGATGTGGTGGTAGTAGGTCTCCTCCATCACGCGCCGCAGGGCCGAGTTCCCTTTGGGGATGGACATGAGCCGGCGCACCTTGCTGTCGATGACGCTGAAGTGGCG
The Gadus macrocephalus chromosome 6, ASM3116895v1 DNA segment above includes these coding regions:
- the sart3 gene encoding squamous cell carcinoma antigen recognized by T-cells 3; this encodes MAASSNAKGTLLEDMEEDAGIKEEMDSDEEEGMKVESSDDDEDDLSEDDKENEAEIQRLEEQLSINAFDYNCHLDLIKLLRQEGELSRLRRARQKMSELFPLTEEIWLEWLKDEIRLTEEESNREKIYELFEKAVKDYICPDIWLEYAQYSIGGMGSPAGLEKVRSIFERALTAVGLHMTKGSTVWDAYREFENVMLSTVQPPAGSVPTPEEQGKHNTQLERIHTLFRRQLAIPFMDLEATYGEYEEWSDRGVPETLTCQYKKALQQLAKSRPFEETLLVAEPPKIAEYQAYIEYELKEGDPARIQIIFERALAENCLVPDMWAKYNNYLDRQLKIKDLVLPAHERAVRNCPWTMGLWKCYLLALERHGAEHDIVKDVFEKALEAGFIQATDYVEIWQVYLDYLRRRVDFCKESSKELEELRAAFSRALDYLKQDVEERFSESGDPSCTIMQIWAKIEAHHCKNIQKARELWDSIMTKGNAKFANMWLEYYNLERAYGDAHHCRKALHRAVQCSSDYPEHVCEVLLTFERVEGSLEDWDAAVQKTDTRLGRLKEQQAKVAEKEANQAVQKEGKVEQQRKAKADKKSQKKGPPGGKAGGDKRKAAPADHQAWDEDAERAPKRHKGDGDEGAEEDMEMEMGLFGRRTPASRTKGPPGAKKPQQQASTPASASASSTKAKPDEKPELRNDNNSVFISNLAYTLAEPEQKLKALFECCGPVDQVRPVFSKAGVFKGYGYIQFESKASVPAALKLDRQEVEGRPMFVSPCVDKNTNPDFKVFKYNSAIEKHKVFISGLPFSCTKPQLEELCKSHGTVKDVRLVTYRSGKPKGLAYVEFADEAQASHAVLKLDGTVVDDNQISVSISNPPRKNLKDQGGFGGSVSTSMPRQVYGSRGRGRTQVSLLPRSLQRPSGAVAKAENGTAPTDQDQEFKKPAKPLSNSDFAKMLFKK
- the ficd gene encoding protein adenylyltransferase FICD: MTATTVWRDTGGRLLGGWGPLLCVLVGALMALVLPRVGVEDECCAKLKGIAHVRCQVWGRSQRHTVQSTSLTVPFTALDLLPYRSKPSKETEQEARAALQQAVEMKKLGKRDKAHRLLVHALNMNPDFVDALTELGTILEEEKDVVQADHLYTKALAISPCNQRALVSRDRTLPLVEEIDRRHFSVIDSKVRRLMSIPKGNSALRRVMEETYYHHIYHTVAIEGNTLTLSEIRHIIETRYAVPGKSLLEQSEAIGVDAAMKYINATLLSRAGAIAVTDILEIHRRVLGYADPVEGGRLRTSQVFVGHHIPPHPQDLQRHMEELAQWLNSEEALQLHPVEYAALAHYKLVYVHPFVDGNGRTSRLLMNVVLMQARYPPITIRKEQRVEYYNALDTANEGDVRPFIRFIAKCTEITLDTLLIATSEHPVGLPGTGHGQACPDCQQTIPIHN